In Alosa sapidissima isolate fAloSap1 chromosome 5, fAloSap1.pri, whole genome shotgun sequence, the genomic stretch ATATCTTTCAAATCACTTTAGGCTAAAACCAACAAGGAATGAACCAGGGAGTGCCATTATTCTCTGGCATGCAGCAACAACAACGCATTTCATTAATCACATTTTATTATATTAACCAAAGAACATTTCCATAGCTAAGCAACTCCTCTGTTAAGTGCTGCAATGCtgctgttttttcccctctgaaGTGAATTTCTTCATGCAGTGTCAAATACTTCACAGTAAGAGGCATCCACCTAAAATTAGCGCTAGAGTACTGTCACATTCAATCAATCCAGTCCTCTCCTTTACAGAGCACAGGCACAGAAGAGGGAGGGCTATGCTGGCCATAAAGTCATAGCTTCCTCTATATACCACACTACACGTGCAGCACAGATCTTAATAGGAGCATATTTGCATAGAGACATGACAGAGAGTTTATTTTCCTATCTGTATGTGTAGACTCCTGCCAATTACGGAGCAGCATGGCAGTCATAATACAACGCTTAGTAAAGCGCAGGGCACCATTAGTTTATGGGTTCCATTAGTATAATTCCCCTTGTAATTGCTGACAATAAAATGTGTGCACTAAAATACACACTGGCTTGTGCATCTGTGCATTATGGTGAGTGGCACACTCGTTGGAGTGGAAGTGGGGTATGACACATCAAGGATGAGTAGAGCTGTTATTTTACAATGTTTTCCGTTTCCTGCTTTGAAGCCAGAGAGGGAGAtacacaaagagaaagagagagatagagagagggggggtttcggaaatggactgtgtgtgtctgtgtgtgtgtgtgtgtctgtgtgtgtgtgtgtgtgtgtgtgtgtgtgtgtgtgtgtatgtgtgtgtgtgtgtgtgtgtgtgtgtgtgtatgtgtgtatgtgtgtgtgtgtgtgtgtgtgtatgtgtgtgtgtgtgtgtgtgtgtgtgtgtgtgtgtgtgtgtgtgtgtgtgtatgtgtgtgtgtgtgtatgtgtgtatgtgtgtgtgtgtgtatgtgtgtgtgtgtgtgtgtgtgtgtgtgtgtgtgtgtgtgtgtgtgtgtgtgtgtgtgagaaacaaagagagagagagagagagagaacaaaactcCTTGCCTCTGTACACAGGAGAAGTTTGACTCACTCACAAGTACTTTCCTGTCCACTATGTGTCATAAAGGCTGACATAAGCAGGTCGTAAGGTGCGTAAGGTGTATGAGTCACTCCTCACCTCTTATGATGGGCTGATGTGATGTCATGGTGGCTCTCTAACACTTACACTTTTAACATTGTGCTTGTACGAGCTCCGTGTGTGGCTGTGGTGCATTTGCAATTCACTTATCCGTCACTTTGAATCACCAGCAAATGGTAAACTAACCATTAACATGGATTCATTTTGCATGAGTGTACACATAGATTAATTCACGAGCCATGCCTTTACATTTTCATTATCATATCTGTGAAATTCAGGGTTATTATAATTCATTAACCATGTGAGGCCTTATGGTTTGTCAGAACTGTGTAATTTGCATTAGTGATCCCTTCTGATATTTATCTCCTGAACattattgtgtaggctactgggtgACATTTGTGTTTTAACAATAAAGAGCTTGAGTTACAAccttacagtctatggttacaACAGCAGCATTGCTTCCATATTTTGTATCATTTTGTATAATGTCTTAATTATTATGGACTGTTCAAAGGCTTGTAATATATTACAAAACATTCCCATTATGCTGACCACATGGGTCAGACCAAATAGTTCCCTTAAAGGCCTTATTGTAGTCCTGACAAATTGGTTGTCAATGCAACTATGCAATTGTATTGCTTTAGAGTGAAGTTGTCTTTATTTTCCATTCTCCTGACTGTGTGACTCTGTATGCCATCACATAGATGTAGTTTGAGAACTGCACTGTTCATTCCTCATCTTTGCAACCCTGTGTTTGATACAGATCACACTTTTAATGTGTCATGTTCTACTgcaatacaaatataaaaatattaaataaTCTTCACACAAATGTGATTACCCCAGGGTTTGGTATGAATCCAGAGAAGTGTTTCATCACATGTATGAGTGAGCGTTGATCTGAAAGTGAAATTGGGTAGAGGCTAGCGCCCTCTGCTGTACATTACTACACGGGTTTGCAGAGATCTATGTGCGCGGTTCAGTAGGCAGAGGTGGACAATGGACATCCCTgttccagaaagtaaaagtcctgccatatagtctttctacctgtgcacttaacacaggtgcTATCACTAATTATCTGATCATACCTGGCTGCTAATAGGTCGAGCTGGTTTACTAAATGGTTGGATCAAATACTTGGCAGGACTTTAACTTTCTGAACCCGGGATGTACGCCTCTGCAGTAGCCTAGAGTACATCCAGGCAGTGCTATGGAATGCCAGTACACTGAAGAAGTGTTGGGACAGGTTctgacaggagagaggagaattaATGTAAGGGTGGAATGGGTGGGGTGGTGAAGGAGcaaaagaaaacacagacaAAGTCATCTCCTCATCTTCCAAATGGAACTCTCCTCGTGTTCCATTAGCATTTATCAGCAGGGCGAGGAGCTGTAGGATTCTAGGTGCAGCGTGTCCCATTACCACCTTGACTACTAATTACCTTCCTGATAACAGTGAGGGGATAAGGTAGAGAGGAGGCCTGAGCCAGGGCACAGAAGCATTGCTACAGAGGAGGCTGACTTCATGATGTGCTGTTAATGCTGCTGTTTGCAACAGTAACTCAACCACGCATTTTGCATTTCAGCATAATGTTTCGGCATTTGCATTGTAATGTTTTAAAGATGCTTTGAAAGGTTGCAGAAGGACAATAATGGCCTAGTTGGCAAATATGTCTGTGATTTAATGTAAAAGGAAAATGGCTTCTGAGCAATCAATAGTGTTCAAGAGATTATGACTAAACTTGGCGTGTCAATTTTCAACTCTATACATTCCAAGTTCAACAAAGTCTTTGTAAGTCTTTGGAATTCACCCAAAGCACCACACTTGCAGCATTCGGTGTCAAGTCAGGCAGCATTTCTaatcacacacagacccacacacatgcctcaGTGATTGAGTTCTTCTTTCCTAAATGTTTTCTTGCAggttttaaccaaggaccacaGGGCGACTATGCCTGTATTCACAATATTTGTAATGAGCCTGCCATTCCTGCCTACCACCTGTTTAAAAGTCCTTAAAGAGAGAGCAAATGTTTTAATGGCAGTAGCCTGTTTATTCATACATAACATAGTCAAATATAATCAGATATCATGTTATGTCATACAGATTGCTGGGTTGTAGCGTTTTATCTCTAACATTTGCAAACTGCTATAATGGAGTCAATTGTGGGCTTATCAATCCCTCTTTCACTTTCTTACACAATAGGTTAACTATAACTCAACTTTAACCCCCGATGTGTTATCACATTGATAAAGACATTTCAGAGAAAAAGGATGACTCCCACAAAAAAACACGAAGGCACAAATGGTCATATTGTGCGTCATGGGAAACATCGACCCTGAGGGCGACGTATTTTTTTGGCCCTGAAGGTCGATGCCTTCCGTCAAATAGTATGATGCAggtagaggggaagaggagagggcgCGATGCAGTTGTCGTAGAAGATCTGTAGGTTCTGGTCCACGTCCATGTGGTACTTAAGAAAGTTCTCCAGCTCCATGACGGTGAACTCCTGAACTGAGCTGCCCTCCTTGGCATTCTTGGCCAGAGCGGCGTGCGAGGGGAAGCGTATACGGACATCGTGGGGCGCGTTGCGGTCGTACTCAGTGCAGCAATATGCCGACCAGATGTCTTCGGGGATGGCCACGCGGTCTTGATTGTTGCGGCGGATCATGTTACCCCTAGTGGTCACCCCCGTCACGATGAAGGCAGTGCCGCGGCAGTAGTTGTTGAGGCGAATGCGGATGCGCTCTTCGTACTCGCGCCACGGGCCTATGTTGAACTCGCGGATTTCTGGCACAACATTGGTCAGCGTGTAGGTGGCGGCACGGTCGTGGGGGTGTGACTGGTGCTGGTCTGGGTTCAAGTGGCCTCGCTCGTAGAGCACCACGTCTGAGTAGTCGTCGAGAACCGCCTGACCGTTTTCAAACTTCATGTGCAAATATCCAGTGGGGAAAGGCATCATGTTCCCATTGCCATCTGTCTCTGCAAGCTGAGAGCAGCAGGTGGGGAATCATTAATTCATTTCAGATTTGATGAAGAACATACAATGACATCAGTGCAATTGAATCCATCCaaaattagctaggctactaaaataaaaaaaataaaaaataaaaacattttaaaacaaagATCAGGTAAAAATGTATATATGTTTATAAttataaaatatgtttataattAGGAGATGGATTAAATAACCTTTCTTTGTAAAACCAGCCCA encodes the following:
- the LOC121709245 gene encoding endonuclease domain-containing 1 protein; protein product: MHVPLTWLVLALAVLHPAPTARSTVVEDFNDVAGCKDSLYMGTPPRGILGSNLKKICQRYADKPRYVTLYDTKKRIPVYSAYTFKKTEGDRRVDYPWMYEPQLAETDGNGNMMPFPTGYLHMKFENGQAVLDDYSDVVLYERGHLNPDQHQSHPHDRAATYTLTNVVPEIREFNIGPWREYEERIRIRLNNYCRGTAFIVTGVTTRGNMIRRNNQDRVAIPEDIWSAYCCTEYDRNAPHDVRIRFPSHAALAKNAKEGSSVQEFTVMELENFLKYHMDVDQNLQIFYDNCIAPSPLPLYLHHTI